The Pseudodesulfovibrio cashew genomic sequence GCTGGGATGGCGGTGACACCGCGCGCCTTGGCCTCTTCGCTGCCCTCTGTCACGCGCTTGGCGAAGCGAGCCTCGGCCAGGGCTCGGTGCAGCCTGTCCGCATCCAGGGAGCACTGCCGGGCCACGTCGAGCAGCACGGTCATATCTCCTATGTTCCGGCCTTCGGTAAAGTAGGCCCGGAAGACCGCCCGGTGAAAGTCGTGGTAACGCCCCTCGTCGCGGGCGAACTCGGCGGCCTCCAGGGCGAGGTGGGTGTTGCTCAGGGTGTGCATGTCCGCAAACTCGAGGCCGTAGGGCTCTCCCCGCTGGCGACAGGTCATGGTCACCTGGTCGATGTCGAACCGGGGGAAAAGATCGGTCATGGGCCTCCCTTCCTTGGGTGTTTCCGGGTGGATTTCGTGGGGCAGCCAGATATCGTCGATGGCGAATTCCATTTTCAGCGCGTCGACAATTCCCGTGCCGACATAGCAAAATGGTCACACAAAGTCCGAAAATATATAAATGGTTATGGACATCGATAAGTCTCCGGAAACTTTCTTTTCACGCACTTGGGCGTGTCGTCAAAAAAGACATCTCTTCGGCTATTCCACAAAATGAAGCTGGGGGACCCCGCCCTTGTCCAGGATGCGAACGATGGCCTGCCACCGCTCGTAGCAACCAGTATGTTGGTCGTCCGGCGGCTCCATGTCGTTTCGGTCAAAGGGAATCTCGGCCACTACATAATAGGATTTGGTGAAGACCAGAGCCCAGTGTTTTCCGTCGTCCCACTTGAATCGGTAAGGGAGTTTGCCCCGGGTTTTGAAGTCTCCCCCGGCACCGGGCCGGACAACACAGACCGCATCCCAGTCGTAGTATTCCAGGAAGGCGTCCAGGGAAAAAGGTTGCTGGTGATCATATTGGCCCGACTTGAGCGCCTTGTTGAAACGCTTGGCCACATACGTGTCCGTGTAGTCGAAGTTGACGGCAATCAGGATGGCCCCGGCCAGGACCACAAATACGATGATGGCGCTCTTCAGCCTCGTCATGCACGCTCCTTACGGGTTTGACGGCGGATATGTCCCGGGGACGATACGCGTCCCCACTCGGCGGGTCAATCGGCAGCGCCACGCTGAAGGATGGGGGCACCTGACGAATGCAGATATGTAATTTTTGCCTTTTACAAAATTGGAAAAAAAAATCAAATTTTTGCAGAATTGTAAATCGATTTTAATTCAAAATTGTAGAAATGGCTAAACCACGGGGGTTGTCGGCTGGCCTCTCTTTTGCATATAGGGCCGCCGGAGGTATGAAAGTATGAATCCCACTGACAACGCATTCATTTTGATCTGCGCGGCCCTGGTCATGTTCATGACCCCGGGCCTGGCCCTGTTCTACGGCGGATTGGTCCGCTCCAAAAACGTCCTGTCCACCATCATGCATTCCTTCATGATGCTGGGCCTGGTCTCGGTCCTGTGGGCCGTGATCGGCTACACCCTGTCCTTTGGCTCCGACATCGGCGGCCTCATCGGCGGGTTGGACTTTGCTTTTCTGCAAGGCGTCGGCATGGACAACGCCGGATCCCCGGCCGACAACCTGCCCCACCTGACCTTCATGATCTTCCAGTGCATGTTCGCCGTGATCACGCCCGCCCTCATTTCGGGTGCGTTCGCCGAGCGCATGAAGTTCGGCGGGTTCATGGTCTTTTCGACCCTGTGGCTGATCCTGGTCTACGCCCCCATGTGCCATTGGGTCTGGGGCGGCGGCTGGATGGGCGAGATGGGCGCGCTGGACTTTGCGGGCGGTGCGGTCGTCCACATGAGCTCCGGCGCTGCGGCCCTGTGCTGCGCCATCCTCATGGGCAAGCGCAAGGGGCACGGCTCCACCGCCTTCATCCCGCATAACCTGCCCATGACCATTCTGGGGGCGGGCATCCTCTGGTTCGGCTGGTTCGGTTTCAACGCCGGAAGCGCCCTGGCCGCTGATGGAGTGGCTGCCAACGCCTTCGTGACCACCCACATGGCCACCGCCGCCGCAGCCCTGTCCTGGATCGTTGCGGAATGGTTCCACGGCGGCAAGGCCACTACCCTTGGCGCGGCCTCGGGCGCAGTGGCCGGACTGGTCGCCATCACCCCTGCCGCCGGTTTCGTTACCCCCATGTGGGCCATCGTCATCGGCCTGTGCGCGGGCGTCATCTGCTACGGCGGCATCATGCTCAAGAACAAGTTTGGCTACGACGACGCCCTTGACGTT encodes the following:
- a CDS encoding ammonium transporter translates to MNPTDNAFILICAALVMFMTPGLALFYGGLVRSKNVLSTIMHSFMMLGLVSVLWAVIGYTLSFGSDIGGLIGGLDFAFLQGVGMDNAGSPADNLPHLTFMIFQCMFAVITPALISGAFAERMKFGGFMVFSTLWLILVYAPMCHWVWGGGWMGEMGALDFAGGAVVHMSSGAAALCCAILMGKRKGHGSTAFIPHNLPMTILGAGILWFGWFGFNAGSALAADGVAANAFVTTHMATAAAALSWIVAEWFHGGKATTLGAASGAVAGLVAITPAAGFVTPMWAIVIGLCAGVICYGGIMLKNKFGYDDALDVVGIHGVGGTFGALATGVFATVGADGLINGNAHQLWVQFVSVVATWAFCFVMTFVIFKVVDATVGMKANDEEQDKGMDIAEHSETGYQW